In the genome of Ornithorhynchus anatinus isolate Pmale09 chromosome 9, mOrnAna1.pri.v4, whole genome shotgun sequence, one region contains:
- the LOC100083421 gene encoding kelch-like protein 41 — MDSQRELTEELRLYQSTLLQDGLKDLLDEKKFIDCTLKAGDKSLPCHRLILSACSPYFREYFLSEISEDKKKEMVLDNVDPALLDLIIKYLYSASIDLNDGNVQDIFALASRFQIPSVFTVCVSYLQKRLAPGNCLAILRLGLLLDCPRLALSAREFVSDRFVQICKEEDFMQLSPQELISVVSNDSLNVEKEEAVFEAVMKWVRTDKENRAKSLGEVFDCIRFRLMPEKYFKDHVEKDEIIKSNPDLQKKIKVLKDAFAGKLPEPSKTAKEAGSGEMNGDVGDEDLLPGYLNDIPRHGMFVKDLILLINDTAAVAYDPTENECYLAALAEQIPRNHSSIVTKQNQVFVVGGLYVDEENKDQPLQSYFFQLDNVASEWLGLPPLPSARCLFGLGEADDKIYVVAGKDLQTEASLDSVLSYDPVAVKWSEVKKLPIKVYGHTVISHNGMIYCLGGKTDDKKCTNRVFIYNPKKGDWKDLAPMKTPRSMFGVAIHKGKIVIAGGVTEEGLSASVEAF, encoded by the exons ATGGATTCCCAGCGAGAACTCACTGAGGAGCTGCGTCTTTACCAATCCACCCTGCTTCAGGACGGTCTAAAGGATCTCTTGGATGAGAAGAAATTCATTGACTGCACCCTAAAAGCAGGTGACAAAAGTCTCCCTTGCCACAGATTGATTCTGTCAGCTTGTAGCCCGTATTTCCGTGAGTACTTCTTATCTGAAATCAGCGAggataaaaaaaaagagatggtCCTCGATAACGTTGACCCCGCCCTGCTGGACTTGATAATCAAGTACTTGTATTCAGCTAGTATTGACCTCAACGACGGAAACGTGCAAGATATATTTGCCTTGGCCAGCCGCTTTCAGATTCCCTCAGTGTTCACCGTGTGTGTTTCCTACCTTCAAAAAAGACTGGCCCCGGGCAACTGCCTAGCCATCCTGAGATTAGGTCTTCTCCTTGACTGCCCAAGGTTGGCTCTGTCTGCCCGTGAATTTGTGTCAGATCGGTTTGTTCAGATTTGCAAGGAAGAAGACTTTATGCAACTCTCTCCCCAGGAACTGATCTCTGTAGTTTCCAATGACAGCTTAAATGTAGAAAAGGAAGAAGCGGTGTTTGAAGCGGTAATGAAATGGGTCCGAACAGACAAAGAAAATAGAGCCAAGAGCCTTGGGGAAGTGTTTGACTGCATCCGTTTCCGTCTTATGCCagaaaaatatttcaaagatCATGTTGAGAAGGATGAGATCATTAAAAGTAACCCTGACCTccagaaaaaaatcaaagttctGAAAGATGCCTTTGCAGGAAAACTTCCAGAACCTAGTAAAACCGCTAAGGAGGCAGGCTCAGGGGAGATGAACGGTGATGTGGGTGATGAAGATTTGCTTCCTGGGTACCTGAATGACATTCCCCGACATGGAATGTTTGTCAAAGACCTCATTCTTCTGATCAATGACACGGCGGCAGTGGCGTACGACCCCACCGAAAATGAGTGTTACCTTGCTGCGTTAGCCGAGCAGATTCCCAGAAATCATTCCAGCATCGTCACCAAACAAAATCAAGTGTTTGTTGTGGGAGGATTATACGTGGATGAAGAGAACAAGGATCAACCTTTACAGTCGTACTTCTTCCAG CTTGATAACGTAGCATCTGAGTGGCTTGGCCTTCCACCTCTACCTTCTGCCAGATGTCTTTTCGGACTGGGAGAAGCAGATGACAAGATCTACGTAGTTGCCGGCAAAGACCTTCAGACTGAAGCATCACTGGATTCAGTATTAAGCTATGACCCTGT TGCTGTAAAATGGAGTGAAGTCAAAAAGCTTCCCATTAAGGTCTATGGCCATACCGTGATTTCACATAATGGAATGATATATTGCCTGGGTGGAAAGACAGATGACAA GAAGTGTACCAACAGGGTATTTATCTACAATCCCAAGAAAGGAGACTGGAAAGATCTGGCCCCTATGAAAACCCCACGTTCCATGTTTGGTGTGGCCATCCACAAGGGCAAAATTGTGATTGCAGGAGGTGTCACTGAAGAAGGCCTTTCAGCTTCGGTAGAAGCTTTTTGA
- the LOC114814329 gene encoding LOW QUALITY PROTEIN: kelch-like protein 41 (The sequence of the model RefSeq protein was modified relative to this genomic sequence to represent the inferred CDS: inserted 1 base in 1 codon) yields the protein MPEFPQERSSISLVSMAGSLYAIGGFAMIQLESQEYAPTEVNDIWKYEDDXKEWTGMLKEIRYASGASCLATRLNLFKLSNCRPKQ from the exons ATGCCTGAATTTCCTCAAGAGAGAAGTTCCATCAGTTTAGTCAGCATGGCTGGATCTCTTTATGCCATTGGAGGTTTTGCTATGATTCAACTCGAGTCCCAGGAATATGCACCCACTGAAGTCAATGACATATGGAA ATATGAAGACG AAAAAGAATGGACTGGGATGTTGAAGGAGATCCGTTACGCCTCAGGAGCTAGCTGCCTTGCAACACGTTTAAATCTCTTCAAATTATCTAATTGTAGGCCAAAACAGTAA